Proteins encoded by one window of Cellvibrio sp. KY-GH-1:
- the sohB gene encoding protease SohB, with the protein MEFLTEYGLFLAKTITFVVAIFVIISLAVSVGGRNKKSDKGHIEVTKLNEKFEHLRDSLRDAMLDDDEYKEFEKAEKKRLKEEKSQKKKAAKEAEKNKTDEAANPSERKRIFVLDFHGDIKASEVECLREEITTVLTLAKPTDEVVVKVESGGGMVHSYGLASSQLARITGKNIPLTVCVDKVAASGGYMMACVANKIVAAPFAILGSIGVVAQLPNFHKLLKKNDIDYEMFTAGEYKRTVTMFGENTEKGRSKFVEELEDTHVLFKEFVGEHRPQVDIAKVATGEVWFGLRAKSVNLVDELQTSDEYLFSQIDNADVYEVEYSFKKSLPEKLGIAAQGAVDRLLMTWWERLNISRWF; encoded by the coding sequence TTGGAATTTTTAACTGAATACGGTTTGTTTCTGGCGAAGACGATTACGTTTGTGGTTGCCATTTTTGTCATTATCAGTCTTGCAGTATCCGTCGGGGGGCGTAATAAGAAATCGGATAAAGGTCACATTGAAGTCACTAAGCTCAATGAGAAATTTGAGCACCTGCGTGACTCACTGCGCGATGCAATGCTTGATGATGATGAGTACAAAGAGTTTGAAAAGGCTGAAAAAAAGCGACTGAAAGAAGAGAAATCACAGAAGAAAAAGGCGGCAAAGGAGGCCGAAAAAAATAAAACGGACGAAGCGGCCAATCCATCTGAACGCAAACGTATTTTTGTATTGGATTTTCATGGTGATATCAAAGCTTCCGAAGTGGAGTGTTTGCGTGAGGAAATTACGACTGTACTCACATTGGCTAAACCCACCGATGAAGTTGTCGTAAAAGTAGAAAGCGGCGGTGGAATGGTGCACAGTTACGGGCTTGCCTCCAGTCAGCTAGCTCGCATTACCGGAAAGAATATTCCGCTTACCGTTTGTGTGGATAAAGTGGCAGCCAGTGGTGGTTACATGATGGCCTGTGTCGCCAATAAGATTGTAGCCGCGCCGTTTGCCATTCTCGGTTCTATCGGTGTCGTTGCCCAGCTGCCCAATTTTCATAAGTTACTCAAGAAGAATGACATTGACTATGAAATGTTTACTGCGGGCGAATACAAGCGCACTGTCACTATGTTTGGTGAAAACACAGAGAAAGGCCGAAGCAAGTTTGTGGAAGAGCTGGAAGATACCCATGTACTCTTTAAAGAGTTTGTGGGGGAGCATCGTCCGCAAGTTGATATAGCTAAAGTTGCCACAGGTGAAGTCTGGTTTGGCTTACGTGCAAAGTCGGTGAATCTGGTGGATGAATTACAAACAAGTGATGAGTATTTATTCTCCCAAATCGATAACGCAGATGTTTACGAAGTGGAGTACAGCTTTAAAAAATCTCTGCCAGAAAAATTGGGCATAGCTGCTCAAGGTGCGGTGGATCGCCTGTTAATGACATGGTGGGAACGGCTGAATATTAGTCGCTGGTTTTAA
- the msrA gene encoding peptide-methionine (S)-S-oxide reductase MsrA has translation MIFSMAKLQMPTRDNALPGRATAMLVENKHAVKSVAIKPPFPEGYEKILFGLGCFWGAERKFWQQPGVYTTAVGYSAGYTPNPTYEEVCSGLTGHNEVVLVVFNPNETSLKQLLKVFWESHNPTQGMRQGNDRGTQYRSGVYVFTEEQRVIAEETRGIYQAALSGNNHGEITTEITSATEFYYAETYHQQYLHKNPGGYCGLGGTGVCLGE, from the coding sequence ATGATTTTTTCAATGGCGAAGTTACAGATGCCTACGCGAGATAACGCCCTGCCAGGACGCGCAACAGCGATGCTGGTCGAAAATAAACACGCTGTTAAAAGTGTAGCTATAAAGCCCCCCTTTCCAGAGGGCTATGAAAAAATCCTTTTTGGTCTCGGTTGCTTCTGGGGTGCTGAGCGAAAATTTTGGCAGCAGCCCGGGGTGTATACCACCGCGGTAGGTTATTCTGCGGGTTACACACCGAATCCAACGTATGAAGAGGTGTGTAGCGGTTTAACCGGGCACAATGAAGTAGTGTTGGTTGTGTTTAATCCCAACGAAACCAGTTTGAAGCAATTATTAAAAGTATTTTGGGAGTCGCACAATCCAACCCAGGGAATGCGTCAAGGGAATGATCGCGGTACCCAGTATCGTTCAGGTGTGTATGTATTTACTGAAGAGCAACGCGTTATAGCCGAAGAAACGCGCGGCATTTATCAGGCTGCGCTCAGTGGAAATAATCATGGTGAAATAACCACTGAAATAACGTCTGCAACAGAATTTTACTACGCTGAAACCTATCACCAGCAATACCTGCACAAAAACCCCGGTGGTTATTGCGGCTTGGGCGGTACCGGGGTTTGCCTCGGCGAATAA